TAATCAACCGTCACAAATATTACAGACATGAATTGATGGCTGCTTTCGGTGGTACTTTGAATCCGGGTGCCGTGCCATGGCcaaaaattaatatcaatCCAGCACCTCTTGGTTTATGTGCTTTTGCATTGAGTACCTTTGTTTTGTCACTTTTCAACGCTCAGGCCATGGGTATTAAAATTCCAAACATTGCTGTTTCACTTGCCTTATTTTATGGTGGATTAGCTCAATTCCTCGCTGGATGCTGGGAATTTGTTACGGGTAACACTTTTGGTATGACAGCTTTGACTTCCTATGGTGCTTTCTGGTTAAGTTTTGGGGCTATTTTTATTGACAGTTTTGGTATCGTTGCTGCTTACGAAAAGTCAGAGGAAACTGTTCCACAATTGAAGAATGCCCTTGGATTCTATTTACTTGCTTGGGCAATTTTCACTTTTATTTTATGGTTGAACACACTCAAGTCTACTGTTGCATTTTGTGCTTTATTCTTCTGTTTATTTGTCACTTTCATCCTCTTAGCTGCTGGTGAATTCAGTCAGAAGACTGCTCTTGCTCGTGCTGGTGGGGTTCTTGGTGTGATCACTGCTATCATCGCTTGGTATGTTGCTTTAGCAGGTACAGCCACCACAACAAACTCCTACTTCAGACCAATTTCCATTCCAATGCCAGGAAATGTTGCTTTTAAAAACTAATGGCAAAACTCTTTCAGTTGTTGCTACTTATCTAATTTTAATGcttaatttgattgttcaATTGTACGATTCAACTATAAATTTtatctatatatatctCTGGGGGGACGGGAACCAACTAGACATATTTTACCATTGCTATTCTTGATGtaattattacaatttatttatctatttatttatttattttgtttttttttatatttcaatatattcTACTTATTATTTTCGGGGAACAggttttaattttgatgtAATGAATTCACTTGATACCAGAGATTGGTTGATTCGGTGTCATTTTAAATCGTTTAACCTGTACCTCGTCACCTTGACAATTTGGATGCAATGAATCTCCactaaataaattattatcatccTGGTACTGCTCTCTTGACACATGCATATCATCGGTTTTACATCCTGTATCATATTTGTATGAATAATAGACCTGTCATTGATGCATATGGTAGCTTCCGGTCGGAGATGAAGCAGTTGCGGACATAATTATTCCGACCGAGCCCAACAcgggaaaaaaaaagaaacctAAACCMaaaaaaaaaatattttttcttgcAAAGATTTGGCCATCAGCTAACTAACTTTATTTTACTTTGATTTGTTGCATCCTCTTAATGCTACCAGTTCCAATAgcttttcttgattttcaaaacttcttcttttattgttttattcaattaatattaCATTTAGTGCATCAATGAAGTATATCGCTTCTGTGGTGTGGTCTCTTTGTTGTTAGTGGTGTCACCCACAAAATTATAGCCAATAGTTAGTGGTGGTTTTGTGTTTATTTCATGTATGCATAACTATAAAACTAGCCCCACTCCGGTgtataaaaatttttctccCTTCTCTCGTTCCGTTTTCTACATTTTTACATaattattaacaacaattagTCCCGAATTTGCAATTATACTGATGTTTAGTTTTCACACCCccattttcttcttaatatataaatagtTTCCACTTTCCCTCTATAAGTGTGTTCTTTTCTTTcgaaatagaaaaaaactGTTTCTTTTATATAAAGTTCTACTATCTATATCCAATATCGATAAATAAAAGGAAACAACTATGACGTCTTCATCTTCTCAAAAATCTGTTGGATCTTCAATCATAGATGCAAACCAAGgaccaataaaaaaagttgaaattgCTGGAGAGGGTGGTGaatttgttattatcaatCGTCACAAGTACTACAGACATGACTTGATGGCTGCCTTCGGGGGTACTTTAAACCCAGGTGCTTCTCCTTGGCCAAAGATCAATATCAACCCTGCTCCCCTCGGGTTATGTGGGTTTGCCATGACCACTTTTGTCTTATCCCTTTACAATGCCCAAGCTATGGGTATCAAAGTTCCAAATGTGGTAGTTTCACTTGCATGTTTCTACGGTGGTGCAGCTCAATTTTTTGCTGGATGTTTTGAGTTTGTGACTGGAAATACATTTGGTATGACTGCATTGACATCTTACGGTGCCTTCTGGTTGAGTTATTCAGCAATCTTGGTTGATAGTTTTGGTATCGTTGCAGCCTACGAAGCTTCTGAAGAAACAGCTTCACAGTTACCAAATGCCATTGGATTTTTCTTACTTGCTTGGGGTATCTTTACATTTATGTTGTGGTTAAACACTTTAAAATCTACAGTTACTTTCAGCTCCTTgtttttcttattgtttGTAACATTCCTTTTGTTAGCTGGTGGTGAATTTAGTGGAAGAGTCGGTGTTACTAGAGCTGGTGGTGTTTTTGGTGTTATCACAGCCATTGTTGCTTGGTGGAATGCCTTAGCCGGTACTGCTACTCCAACCAACTCTTACTTCCAACCTGTTTCTATTCCATTGCCAGGTAACGTTGTTTTcaagaaatagaaatatcTGTCTAGCTGCATTTTATTGTCATTCACCATGGctatcatttgattttttttttctttattgctactataatttatttatttatttattgtgTTGTTTTATATTGGGACTGGGAACCAATTAActaattaattctttttttaatagCTAATCGTTATATTACTCATTTTTATAGTTATATAATTACGATATACGGGATATGTTTAACTTCATTTAGAATTGGTATTGTCTTACATATTGTACTGTCTTCTTCCTATTTGATGTGGTGTACCAATCGTTGATGAAAGGGTGGTTGTCCGAATTTTTGTACAAATTGTACTGGTAGCATACTCTTAGATTTGTGTGTAGACGCAAACGAAAACTGGGCCGAGACATAATATTGTCACAAGTCTTTAATATTTGCCGAGGGTCATGACTCTTGATCATTACATAATCTACAGATTCTAAATAGCATGCATGAGCTTACAAATGAGTTTTCTTATCGAATAATATTACAactattaatattattgtcACATTCATTTATGGGTACTTGTTGTCATTGGTAGAACAAGCATCGGCTGAGTCATCTGAATAGTTGTGCCACCACATCAGTTTCACTTGTTGCTCTTgtttacaacaacaaaaaaaaagaattacgTAAGTGATTGTGACACCTTTTtaaaaactaaaaagattgaatatatatagGTGTTACTGAACAACATAATAGCTTTTAAGAGATTGTGGCGACTATATATGTCATTATAATCCAATACTACTACCTTAAGTAAACAAAGAGAGTGTATATGATAATATTCACTAACATCattataaaattcaaacatACGAAATAAATCAAGGATCATTTTTTTGAGACGATTTTGAGAGATATAAAGGCAaaacggaaaaaaaaaagaaaatcttgCGGAACAGAAAAATCTTACTAATTACAAATTGTGTTTAATCTACTGAAATCACAACTAAATCCCCTTCTCTCCTTCTCTCCTTCACATCAcatatattattttaaGATGCCTGACGACTCTGGGTCATCGAATGGCAGAAACAACAGTAATGATTTGCTGGGTGGTTCTGAAGAAGGTTCCAACAATAGAAGAACAAATGAAGGTAACCACAATGGTCATAGCAATCGTAATGATAGAACTTCTACTTCCCaaaattcttcttccaaTAGCAATAATTCCAATAGGCTGCATCGTTTGGACTTTGGCATTTTTGATAGATTTATGGATACTTTTTTACGAGGCAGCAGACAAAGAAACCATTCTACTCCTGGACCTTCACCGGTAAGAAATGATATCAGTGAACAACtaacaaatgaaaacaatgCAAGagatcaacaacagcaacaccaacaccatGGTCAGGCACAGCAACACCAACAGGGATCTGAACAATCAAGTCAACGTGTGCTGTCTGAACCGCCTAGTTCCAATTCCTCTACAAATAACAGAGACGAGGAATCTGATCGTGCCATAATAATAACTGTCAATTACGTATTTTCGGACGAAAATAGACCAGCAGTACCTAATAGATCCGGGTCGTTAATCATGTCCTTGCCAAACAATGCATCAAATCGTGAACCTAGTGTGATTCAAGAATTTATCCGATTGGCCACTCAAATGGcatattcatcaattgttaCTGGTCTCAATCGTGAGAGGGGGACTACTAtagaaaaatttaaatcatttgataCTGTAAAGTTACATGATTTGGGTGAGAATCAAATTTGTTCCATTTGTTATGAGAAGTTTGAAGCTGATGAGGAAGACGAAACAGTGTCTCACAAGAAGAGACGTCTTGTGGATGAGACATCTCAGACGACATCGAGTTCATCAAATGCCAGAAATACTAGAGAGGGAGAAagtgaagaagaacaacaaccttCACAATCCAACAACTCACAACCAGTTTATTTATCTGAATATGTTGGTGAGTTTAATCATAGCGCGGTCAAAATGCCTTGTTCTCATATATTTGGTAAAGGTTGTTTATGTGAATGGCTTAAGCTACATACCACCTGTCCGTTGTGTAGATTTTCGGTTCTGGAGGAAACTGCATCAGAACCAGCTACAAATGATACAGCCAATAACgtttcatttttcacaATACCCACTGACGGCAACACTAACCCCTTGGGAAATGTTACTGTTCAGAACAATTTTACTAATGCCCCTTCAAACGATCAACCTACACCACGAGTGCATTATTTTGGATTTAGTCCGATTCCATCACCAGGCTCTGCCACTCCATCACTGAACCCAAGGTCTGAGGCAACAGAAACTCCATTAAGACGTATATTTCGTTCTACAAGAGCCCGTCGAGAACGAGAGGCAAGACAAGATCAAGAGTCGAATGAGTTTCCTCATATAGATCCTTTCGCATTTGATTATCTTAGAAATAGGTTATCAACAAGTGATAGACAGCCGGAACCGCTATTTCCTTTTGGTATGAGTAGCAGAAGAACGGCCAATGGTGTTGAAACTACCCTGACCGACCATTTAGCGTCTGAAAGCGaagataatttgaatatgaGAAGTCTTTTCGACGCATCTCCCATGCCAGAAGCACGTCGTAACGAAGACGATACAAGAGTGGGCGATAGCGGATCTAACAACGAAAGCgcaaacaacaacaatgaaaGCTCTACTAACATTTCAcatggtgatgatgatgatgtggACAATTcatgatttatatttttggcgttaattattttcaatcaCATTCATTACAGTGTATTGTATTCAccttttaattttttgtatttcaacgattattattattattattattattttgtgtTTGTTTAGCATATCTATATAAATGTATATGTATAGTTTATTATATAGTCATTTAATTGCATtgcattattttttattgcATATCTAAAGCACTTTAACCAAAAAACTTTGAATAGGTAGCTTTTTCGTTttgcttttgttgttgcaatAATTTCTCTGTTGATTCTATACTTTTCTGGATACTGACATCGTCTGGTGTTAATTTATTTgctaatttcaaatcatctaaacccaatttatatttcttgAGACCAACGTTGGCTGAACCTTTTCTGAACAATGTCTTTGTCTTGTCTTGTTTCGTAAGTACTGAGTCATCCATATCCAATAGATATGAACAATAATCAATACAACGATGGTAATCTTTCAATTGCAAACAACATAAGctcaaatttaaataagttttctttttcaaatctatgaattttttataCCATTCTGGATCTTGATCTGGATCTGGTATGAATTCCATAATATATCTCAATGCTTTTATGTATTTAAAACGagcattttctttatcacCCTTTTTATATAGCAAAGTACCactttctttgatttttgatgCCACACTAAATGCTTCTTCAGTGGATTCTTGGttgaaatttgaattatcatCTTCAGGATATTCTTCATATATATCCCCTCCTATCGTGTCGTAACTGGCGTTGAAAATTGGTACTGGCATATCATCGGTCCAAACTCCACATTGATCAATAACTACGTTGGATTCTGGTACATCATCTTTATTGGTTTTTACTCTTTCTATTTCCctaattattgatttccCGTGAATTACATGACCAAAAACAGAATATTTACCAGCTATTTGTGATTGCTTGGAGGTTgttatgaaaaattgggaTCCATTGCAATTGACATCACCATTGTTGGCCATACATAATTTGAAAGGATGAGATAAGTCATCGGATAAGTTTTCTCCAGGTATAGGTTTGTTTATTCCTTGATCTCcatatattgttgatacaTTTGCATTCAATGAACCTCCTTGTATCATAAAGTTTTTAATAACTTTGTCAAAAATGGTGTCTTGGTATGAATAAGTTTTATCATTCAATGTGATTCCTTTACATAAATTGAGAAAATTTTCAGTAGCTTTAGGAGCTAAATCATCgtataattcaaaaactACTCTCCCCAATTTTTTAGATCCATTGGTAATATCAAAATATGCTTTCGGTTGAACTTTTTCTATTTGCAttgtaaataatttatttgttggAAGTGTTACGAAGATTGTTGTAgcagaaaagaaaagttaaattgaaattgaaatggagaaaaaaaaaaattcaccctaaatcaaattcaataacGAGTATACCAACCACCTCATCAAAATGATCACTAGGAGTAGACATATAAGTAAAAGATTgtattcaacaaattatcTGGCAATACTATTCAATGCTCAAGAAAACgttaatcaattgttggaaAGCCAGGATCGATCATCATATATATTAGCCCAATATATCCCTGAACCAGTACGAAACACCTACCTCGCGATACGTGCATTCAATTTggaaatcaataaaataaatgaagGTGGTTCCAATGTACAGTCTAGAGCAGCAAGGGCTTCTAGTCAGATGTCGAATACTTTGGGAGTTTCAACTgctgatttgaaattcaaattttggaGTGATTTGATCTTGAGGGTGTTCACAGAAGATTCTCGAAATGAAACTGATCTTGGAGAGCCCATAGCCATATTATTGAGAGATGGATTGAAGCATGATTTTAATCTAAATATTTCATATttccaacaatttcttcaaacgAGACGtcattttatcaaaaataattctAGTTTCCAAACTGTCAATGACATATGTAGTTATGGAGAAGGGACATTTTcacaattaaattatttgactCAAGGATTGTTATTATCACCATCTATTTCTCCTTCAGTTATAAGACTATTGGAATATTCTACAGAATTACAATCACAAATGAGTGATATTGCAGCCCATATTGGTCAAGCAACAGCAGTCAGTTCCATGATCCTTGGAGTTCCCTTTTATGCTcaatcaagaaatcaaataacATTACCAGTAGACTTAATGACTTCTAGTGGGTTATCACAAGAATCTTTACTTCGTTTGTTTCAAGGTCATATCAAGGATTCCGCTGAAGAGAATCAAATAAAGGAAGCATTAAAGAATGTGGTTTATGAGACTGCTATTACTGCCAATGATCATATGTTGACAGCAAAATCGAAATTGGAAATGGCAAgacaagaaatcaaaaagattGTCCAAGAACAACCTCAagatcaattattgaataaattcTCTAAGAAATGGAGAAAAGGTATTCCCGATAGTTTGTATGTTCCAACAATGGCTGGTATACCAACTTCACTTTTCTTGAacaaattagaaaaatgCAATTTTGATCTTTTCCATGGAAGATTACAAAAGGAATGGAGATTGCCTATGAaatcattttattattactatatGCGTCTTATGTAAATAGTtgtaaataaacaaacatgttatcccttttttttattgataCTTCGGCTTATGAATTTTTGACCTAATGAAGCTACT
The sequence above is a segment of the Candida albicans SC5314 chromosome 3, complete sequence genome. Coding sequences within it:
- a CDS encoding ubiquitin-protein ligase (Predicted ubiquitin-protein ligase; Hap43-repressed gene; oxidative stress-induced via Cap1; flow model biofilm induced) → MPDDSGSSNGRNNSNDLSGGSEEGSNNRRTNEGNHNGHSNRNDRTSTSQNSSSNSNNSNRSHRLDFGIFDRFMDTFLRGSRQRNHSTPGPSPVRNDISEQLTNENNARDQQQQHQHHGQAQQHQQGSEQSSQRVSSEPPSSNSSTNNRDEESDRAIIITVNYVFSDENRPAVPNRSGSLIMSLPNNASNREPSVIQEFIRLATQMAYSSIVTGLNRERGTTIEKFKSFDTVKLHDLGENQICSICYEKFEADEEDETVSHKKRRLVDETSQTTSSSSNARNTREGESEEEQQPSQSNNSQPVYLSEYVGEFNHSAVKMPCSHIFGKGCLCEWLKLHTTCPLCRFSVSEETASEPATNDTANNVSFFTIPTDGNTNPLGNVTVQNNFTNAPSNDQPTPRVHYFGFSPIPSPGSATPSSNPRSEATETPLRRIFRSTRARREREARQDQESNEFPHIDPFAFDYLRNRLSTSDRQPEPLFPFGMSSRRTANGVETTSTDHLASESEDNLNMRSLFDASPMPEARRNEDDTRVGDSGSNNESANNNNESSTNISHGDDDDVDNS
- a CDS encoding uncharacterized protein (Has domain(s) with predicted transferase activity and role in biosynthetic process), whose product is MITRSRHISKRLYSTNYSAILFNAQENVNQLLESQDRSSYILAQYIPEPVRNTYLAIRAFNLEINKINEGGSNVQSRAARASSQMSNTLGVSTADLKFKFWSDLILRVFTEDSRNETDLGEPIAILLRDGLKHDFNLNISYFQQFLQTRRHFIKNNSSFQTVNDICSYGEGTFSQLNYLTQGLLLSPSISPSVIRLLEYSTELQSQMSDIAAHIGQATAVSSMILGVPFYAQSRNQITLPVDLMTSSGLSQESLLRLFQGHIKDSAEENQIKEALKNVVYETAITANDHMLTAKSKLEMARQEIKKIVQEQPQDQLLNKFSKKWRKGIPDSLYVPTMAGIPTSLFLNKLEKCNFDLFHGRLQKEWRLPMKSFYYYYMRLM
- a CDS encoding peptidylprolyl isomerase (Putative peptidyl-prolyl cis-trans isomerase) — protein: MQIEKVQPKAYFDITNGSKKLGRVVFELYDDLAPKATENFLNLCKGITLNDKTYSYQDTIFDKVIKNFMIQGGSLNANVSTIYGDQGINKPIPGENLSDDLSHPFKLCMANNGDVNCNGSQFFITTSKQSQIAGKYSVFGHVIHGKSIIREIERVKTNKDDVPESNVVIDQCGVWTDDMPVPIFNASYDTIGGDIYEEYPEDDNSNFNQESTEEAFSVASKIKESGTLLYKKGDKENARFKYIKALRYIMEFIPDPDQDPEWYKKFIDLKKKTYLNLSLCCLQLKDYHRCIDYCSYLLDMDDSVLTKQDKTKTLFRKGSANVGLKKYKLGLDDLKLANKLTPDDVSIQKSIESTEKLLQQQKQNEKATYSKFFG
- the ATO1 gene encoding Ato1p (Putative fungal-specific transmembrane protein; induced by Rgt1; Spider biofilm induced) codes for the protein MPSTSSQKSVGSSVMDPNEPPVGKVEVSGDGGEFVVINRHKYYRHELMAAFGGTLNPGAVPWPKININPAPLGLCAFALSTFVLSLFNAQAMGIKIPNIAVSLALFYGGLAQFLAGCWEFVTGNTFGMTALTSYGAFWLSFGAIFIDSFGIVAAYEKSEETVPQLKNALGFYLLAWAIFTFILWLNTLKSTVAFCALFFCLFVTFILLAAGEFSQKTALARAGGVLGVITAIIAWYVALAGTATTTNSYFRPISIPMPGNVAFKN
- the ATO2 gene encoding Ato2p (Putative fungal-specific transmembrane protein; fluconazole repressed, Hap43-repressed; flow model biofilm induced; Spider biofilm induced), whose product is MTSSSSQKSVGSSIIDANQGPIKKVEIAGEGGEFVIINRHKYYRHDLMAAFGGTLNPGASPWPKININPAPLGLCGFAMTTFVLSLYNAQAMGIKVPNVVVSLACFYGGAAQFFAGCFEFVTGNTFGMTALTSYGAFWLSYSAILVDSFGIVAAYEASEETASQLPNAIGFFLLAWGIFTFMLWLNTLKSTVTFSSLFFLLFVTFLLLAGGEFSGRVGVTRAGGVFGVITAIVAWWNALAGTATPTNSYFQPVSIPLPGNVVFKK